The Nitrospirota bacterium genome includes a window with the following:
- a CDS encoding KpsF/GutQ family sugar-phosphate isomerase — translation MVPRLDGAFSTAVDLLYQCKGKVVVSGMGKSGLIGQKIAATMASTGTPSFFLHPAEGLHGDLGMLARGDVLIAISNSGETQEILQLLPFMERMSIPVVAIVGRMGSTLAKTSDVALDVSVAEEACPMGLAPTASTTATLAMGDALAVALLEKRGFKEHDFAQFHPGGTLGRRLLVKVRDVMHVGGELPQVNETASTSAALLEMSAKKLGMTTVVNRAGALVGIITDGDLRRFIQQGGNFSKGTAGSLASRHPKLIGPDELAAKAVEMMERYSITTLVVAENAKRIVGVVHLHDLLKHGIV, via the coding sequence ATGGTGCCGCGTCTCGATGGCGCGTTCTCAACTGCCGTAGACCTGCTCTATCAGTGCAAGGGCAAGGTCGTGGTCTCTGGCATGGGCAAGTCCGGTTTGATCGGGCAGAAGATCGCTGCCACGATGGCCAGCACCGGGACGCCCTCCTTCTTTCTCCATCCGGCTGAAGGACTCCACGGGGATCTGGGCATGTTGGCGCGAGGCGATGTGCTCATTGCGATTTCGAACAGCGGAGAGACCCAGGAAATTCTGCAGCTCCTGCCCTTTATGGAGCGGATGAGCATCCCTGTCGTGGCGATCGTCGGCCGCATGGGGTCGACCCTGGCCAAGACGAGCGATGTGGCGCTGGACGTGTCCGTCGCCGAAGAGGCCTGCCCCATGGGGTTGGCGCCAACGGCGAGCACGACCGCGACCCTGGCGATGGGCGACGCCTTGGCCGTGGCCTTGCTTGAAAAGCGCGGCTTCAAGGAGCATGACTTTGCGCAGTTCCATCCAGGCGGCACGTTGGGACGCCGGTTACTGGTGAAGGTGCGGGACGTGATGCATGTCGGGGGGGAGTTGCCGCAAGTGAACGAGACGGCCTCAACGTCGGCAGCTTTGCTGGAAATGTCGGCCAAGAAACTCGGCATGACGACGGTCGTCAATCGAGCCGGCGCACTGGTGGGCATCATTACAGACGGAGACCTGCGTCGGTTCATCCAGCAGGGCGGTAATTTTTCCAAGGGCACAGCCGGGTCGCTGGCCTCGCGCCATCCCAAACTGATCGGGCCGGATGAACTGGCAGCCAAGGCGGTCGAAATGATGGAGCGCTACTCCATTACCACGCTCGTCGTCGCAGAAAATGCCAAACGCATCGTCGGGGTCGTGCATCTACATGATCTGCTCAAGCACGGCATTGTATAG
- the kdsA gene encoding 3-deoxy-8-phosphooctulonate synthase, whose protein sequence is MAHEVEIGNFTVGAGHRPFLIAGPCVIESESLVLETAARIAEIAKSLDMPYIFKSSFDKANRTSINSYRGPGLEKGLAVLKKVKDQLGLPILTDVHTEEQATEAGKIVDVLQIPAFLCRQTDLLIAAAKTGKVVNVKKGQFLSPLEMGNAVKKVEESGNTRIILTERGSSFGYNNLVVDMRSFPVLRSFGYPVVFDATHSVQLPGGGGTKSSGQREFVEPLACAAAGAGVDGFFMEVHPNPDEALSDGPNMVPLHQLKTLLERVLRICDASQPRK, encoded by the coding sequence ATGGCACACGAAGTCGAGATAGGAAACTTCACAGTCGGGGCTGGGCATCGGCCGTTTTTGATTGCCGGGCCCTGTGTCATCGAGAGCGAATCGCTGGTGCTGGAGACGGCGGCGCGCATCGCGGAAATTGCCAAGTCTCTGGACATGCCTTACATCTTCAAGTCCTCCTTCGATAAAGCCAACCGGACCTCCATCAATTCCTACCGCGGACCCGGCCTTGAAAAGGGCCTGGCAGTGCTGAAGAAGGTCAAGGATCAGCTGGGCCTTCCGATCCTGACGGACGTCCATACGGAAGAGCAGGCGACTGAGGCAGGGAAGATCGTGGACGTGCTCCAGATTCCCGCCTTCCTCTGCCGGCAGACTGACTTGCTCATCGCGGCGGCCAAGACCGGCAAGGTTGTGAACGTGAAGAAGGGCCAGTTCCTCTCGCCTCTGGAGATGGGCAATGCGGTGAAGAAAGTGGAGGAGTCGGGAAACACGCGGATCATCCTGACCGAACGAGGCTCGTCGTTCGGCTACAACAATCTCGTCGTGGACATGCGCTCGTTCCCGGTTCTACGGAGCTTCGGCTATCCGGTGGTTTTTGATGCGACCCATAGTGTGCAGTTGCCGGGCGGCGGGGGTACCAAATCAAGCGGCCAGCGCGAATTCGTCGAGCCCCTGGCCTGCGCGGCAGCCGGTGCGGGCGTCGATGGCTTCTTCATGGAAGTCCATCCCAATCCGGACGAGGCCCTTTCGGACGGACCCAATATGGTGCCGCTCCATCAACTCAAAACTTTGCTAGAACGGGTCCTACGGATATGCGACGCGTCACAACCCAGAAAATAA
- the plsY gene encoding glycerol-3-phosphate 1-O-acyltransferase PlsY encodes MDHQELFVLLVIVGYLLGAVPFGVVVSKAMGLPDPRTVGSKNVGFTNVLRVSGKKAGILTLIGDMGKGWAMGCAANQVLQDEWTILLVALAPILGHLCSPFLGFTGGKGVATALGSVLGVAPLIGFILLCTWLGAVALWRYSSGGALTAFALFPLIAVLVHPTVEFVFFSVIVSSLIVMKHRGNIERLWKGTESKIGERKN; translated from the coding sequence ATGGACCATCAAGAACTCTTCGTATTGCTCGTGATTGTCGGCTATCTGCTGGGGGCTGTGCCATTCGGCGTGGTGGTGTCGAAGGCGATGGGCCTGCCGGATCCTCGCACGGTCGGGAGTAAGAACGTCGGCTTCACCAATGTCCTGCGCGTGTCCGGAAAAAAGGCCGGCATCCTGACCTTGATCGGGGACATGGGCAAGGGCTGGGCGATGGGTTGCGCGGCGAATCAGGTGCTGCAAGACGAATGGACCATTCTGCTCGTGGCGCTCGCGCCGATCCTCGGGCACCTCTGTTCGCCCTTTCTCGGATTCACCGGCGGCAAGGGAGTGGCGACAGCCCTTGGCTCAGTCCTCGGCGTGGCCCCACTCATCGGCTTCATCTTGTTATGTACCTGGCTTGGCGCCGTCGCCCTCTGGCGCTATTCCTCCGGCGGGGCACTCACAGCCTTCGCACTCTTTCCCCTCATCGCGGTTTTGGTCCATCCAACCGTGGAGTTCGTGTTCTTCTCCGTCATCGTCAGCAGTCTCATCGTGATGAAGCACCGGGGGAACATCGAGAGGCTCTGGAAGGGGACGGAGAGCAAAATAGGGGAACGGAAGAACTGA
- a CDS encoding YSC84-related protein: MLVFPAVYRAGLIGGAEYGDGVLRIAGKTVGYDNFAGLSFGPQIGVQKTSLLLMFMKEPVLDKFQASQGFELGIDANATGVVVGANASLDTTNAGESILAFIFGQRGLMAGVTLEGSKFTKRDHQ; encoded by the coding sequence ATGTTGGTTTTCCCGGCTGTGTATCGGGCCGGCTTGATCGGCGGGGCTGAGTATGGGGACGGGGTGTTACGAATCGCCGGGAAAACGGTGGGCTATGACAATTTTGCGGGGCTTTCGTTTGGCCCCCAGATCGGGGTCCAGAAGACGTCGCTGCTCCTGATGTTCATGAAAGAGCCGGTCCTGGATAAATTCCAGGCGAGTCAGGGCTTTGAATTGGGCATTGATGCCAACGCCACCGGCGTTGTGGTTGGGGCCAATGCCTCGTTGGACACTACCAATGCGGGCGAATCTATCTTGGCCTTTATCTTCGGCCAGCGAGGACTGATGGCCGGGGTTACGCTGGAAGGTTCGAAATTCACAAAGCGCGATCATCAATAG
- the pgsA gene encoding CDP-diacylglycerol--glycerol-3-phosphate 3-phosphatidyltransferase, which yields MSRMPAAWKLVGQESFNLPNFITLTRILLIPVFVVLFATPTPDRSLSAALIFVIAAVTDLLDGYLARRNGQVTILGKLLDPIADKLLVLSALILLVNVDRVSALAAILIIAREVAVTGIRAIAASEGMVISAETTGKYKMALQVVAIVLLILEGTFLSDFGNLHLAGIATLYLSLVLGYISGGQYVWSFWKQVVAKGL from the coding sequence ATGAGTCGCATGCCGGCAGCATGGAAATTGGTCGGACAAGAGTCGTTCAACCTCCCGAACTTCATTACGCTCACCCGCATCCTCTTGATCCCTGTCTTCGTGGTGCTCTTTGCCACGCCGACTCCGGACCGATCCCTCAGTGCGGCCCTCATCTTCGTCATCGCAGCGGTCACCGATCTCTTGGATGGGTATCTGGCCCGCCGGAACGGCCAAGTCACCATACTCGGGAAGCTGCTCGATCCTATCGCCGATAAGCTGTTGGTCCTCTCCGCCCTGATTCTCCTGGTCAATGTCGACCGCGTGAGCGCCTTGGCCGCGATTTTGATCATTGCGCGCGAGGTGGCGGTCACAGGCATCCGCGCCATTGCCGCCAGCGAAGGGATGGTGATTTCGGCTGAGACGACGGGCAAGTACAAGATGGCGCTGCAAGTCGTGGCGATCGTGCTCTTGATCCTCGAAGGCACCTTCTTGTCCGACTTCGGCAATCTGCACCTGGCCGGCATCGCCACGCTCTATCTGTCGCTGGTGCTGGGCTATATTTCCGGTGGGCAGTATGTGTGGAGTTTCTGGAAGCAGGTCGTAGCCAAGGGACTTTGA
- a CDS encoding dicarboxylate/amino acid:cation symporter gives MQTTQRWILLPLYTQVLIAVACGALLGTIFGQEPYWGGLRNEQLGKLGLFVVTLLKTLAIPLIFFAILDALIRASLPLRQGGKLLIICLVNVSVAMAIGLVIMNTWQPGLAWVGHVDELLHYVPGAKPSAGQLATVQAGAQSPLEYLAFYIPRTIMAPFSSNNIIGVVLLALVLGIMLRRLLSHAAHESGVVQALARTIERVYGWLVQILGWIILAVPLAVFGVVAQVVGKSGIGVFSVLWIFLAAMLAGLAVHGLLYYPLVAWLVGKKSPKVYLGQGADAIMTAMSCNSSLATVPVTLRCLDRMQVSPQSARLAACIGTNLNNDGITLYEAMAALFLAQALGFDLPMANQLLIVAASIIAGAGVAGIPEAGLIVLPLVLSAAGLPAPVIVAAIPLIMTVDWIIARARSGVNVMSDMLVAILLDRGH, from the coding sequence ATGCAGACAACACAACGCTGGATTCTTCTGCCGCTCTATACGCAAGTGCTCATCGCCGTGGCCTGCGGCGCGCTGCTGGGAACGATCTTCGGGCAGGAGCCCTATTGGGGCGGCCTGCGCAACGAGCAGCTGGGCAAGCTCGGCCTGTTCGTCGTCACCCTGCTCAAGACCCTCGCCATTCCGCTCATCTTCTTCGCGATCCTCGATGCGCTCATTCGCGCCAGCCTCCCGCTTCGCCAGGGGGGCAAGCTGCTTATCATCTGTCTCGTCAACGTCTCCGTTGCCATGGCGATCGGCCTCGTGATCATGAACACCTGGCAGCCGGGCCTGGCCTGGGTCGGCCACGTCGACGAGTTGCTGCATTACGTGCCGGGTGCCAAGCCATCGGCGGGCCAGCTCGCGACGGTGCAGGCCGGCGCGCAGAGCCCGCTCGAATACCTCGCCTTCTATATTCCCCGCACCATCATGGCGCCCTTTTCCAGCAACAACATCATCGGCGTCGTCCTCCTTGCGCTGGTCCTGGGCATCATGCTGCGCCGTCTGCTGAGCCATGCAGCCCACGAGAGCGGGGTGGTCCAGGCCCTCGCGCGGACGATCGAGCGAGTCTATGGCTGGTTGGTGCAGATCCTCGGGTGGATCATCCTTGCCGTGCCGCTCGCCGTCTTCGGCGTCGTTGCGCAGGTCGTCGGCAAATCTGGCATCGGCGTGTTCTCCGTTCTCTGGATCTTCCTCGCTGCCATGCTCGCGGGGCTTGCCGTCCATGGGCTCCTCTACTATCCGCTCGTCGCCTGGCTGGTGGGGAAGAAGTCGCCCAAGGTCTATCTGGGGCAGGGGGCCGACGCGATCATGACCGCCATGTCCTGCAACAGCAGCCTTGCCACCGTGCCGGTCACACTCCGGTGTCTCGACCGCATGCAGGTCTCGCCGCAATCGGCGCGCCTCGCCGCCTGCATCGGCACGAACCTCAACAACGACGGCATCACCCTCTACGAAGCGATGGCTGCGCTCTTTCTCGCCCAGGCGCTGGGCTTCGACCTGCCGATGGCGAATCAGCTACTGATCGTCGCAGCCTCGATCATCGCAGGGGCTGGCGTGGCCGGCATCCCCGAAGCAGGGCTGATCGTGCTGCCGCTCGTCCTCTCCGCCGCGGGCCTGCCGGCCCCCGTCATCGTCGCCGCCATCCCCCTCATCATGACCGTGGATTGGATCATCGCGCGAGCCCGCTCCGGCGTAAATGTCATGAGCGACATGCTTGTCGCTATCCTCCTTGATAGAGGACATTGA
- a CDS encoding flavin reductase family protein: MVKKSLPLSKVYRLLEPGPVVLVTTAGKGKANIMAQSWHMMIEFEPPLVGCVISNRNHSFNLLTAAKECVINIPTVELAAQVVGCGNTSGRRTDKFKKFGLTPVPASRVKAPLIDECYANLECQVVDMRLAGQYNIFILEVIKAWIDPSKKNPRTIHHRGKGTFMVAGRTITLPSKMK, encoded by the coding sequence ATGGTGAAAAAGTCCCTTCCCTTGTCGAAGGTCTATCGCTTGCTTGAGCCTGGGCCGGTCGTGCTGGTCACGACCGCTGGCAAAGGGAAGGCCAACATCATGGCCCAGTCGTGGCACATGATGATCGAGTTCGAGCCGCCGCTGGTGGGCTGCGTGATCAGCAACCGGAACCATTCGTTCAACCTGCTGACGGCGGCGAAGGAATGCGTGATCAACATCCCGACGGTGGAGTTGGCGGCGCAGGTGGTGGGCTGCGGCAACACGTCGGGGCGCAGGACTGACAAGTTCAAGAAGTTTGGCCTGACGCCGGTGCCTGCGTCCCGCGTGAAGGCGCCGCTCATCGACGAGTGCTATGCCAATCTCGAGTGCCAGGTCGTGGATATGAGGCTGGCGGGCCAATACAACATCTTCATTCTTGAGGTTATCAAAGCCTGGATCGATCCCTCCAAGAAAAATCCCCGGACGATCCACCATCGCGGGAAGGGCACTTTCATGGTGGCCGGCAGGACGATCACGCTGCCCTCTAAGATGAAATAG
- a CDS encoding mechanosensitive ion channel family protein: protein MPGMDSLKQYVIHYGFQVMGAAIVFVAGVLAARWAGRLTQRWLDRQDMEPPVRMLLSKAVQIVILLFATMAALGQLGVHIAPLLAGIGVAGLGVGLALQGVLSNLVAGFSIIFTKPYRVGEHISILGVQGDVVAIGIFSTTLLHPDRSRIVLPNRKVVGEILHNFGTIRQLHLQVGVAYRTNLTEALALVREILDQNPSVFTDPAPVVGISQLGDSAITISIAPWTSVGNFVKVQGELNQAIIERFRAAQIEIPFPQQEVRLLSQV, encoded by the coding sequence ATGCCGGGAATGGATTCCCTGAAGCAATACGTCATCCACTACGGGTTTCAGGTGATGGGCGCGGCGATCGTGTTTGTGGCCGGTGTGCTGGCGGCCCGCTGGGCCGGCAGGCTGACGCAGCGGTGGTTGGATCGCCAGGATATGGAGCCGCCGGTCCGGATGCTGTTGTCGAAGGCCGTGCAGATCGTGATCCTGCTTTTTGCGACGATGGCGGCATTGGGCCAGTTGGGCGTGCATATTGCGCCGCTGCTCGCTGGGATCGGGGTGGCCGGACTCGGCGTCGGGTTGGCGCTGCAAGGGGTGTTGAGTAACCTCGTGGCGGGGTTTTCGATTATTTTCACCAAACCCTACCGGGTGGGGGAGCATATCTCGATCCTGGGTGTGCAGGGTGATGTCGTGGCCATCGGGATTTTTTCGACGACGCTCCTGCATCCTGATCGCTCGCGCATCGTGCTGCCCAACCGCAAAGTGGTGGGGGAGATCCTGCACAACTTCGGCACGATCCGCCAACTCCATCTGCAAGTCGGCGTGGCCTATCGCACGAACCTGACCGAGGCGCTGGCGCTGGTGCGCGAGATCCTGGATCAGAATCCCTCCGTCTTCACGGACCCGGCCCCCGTGGTTGGGATCTCCCAACTGGGCGACTCGGCCATTACGATCTCTATTGCCCCCTGGACCTCGGTCGGCAATTTCGTGAAGGTGCAAGGGGAATTGAACCAGGCCATCATCGAACGGTTCCGCGCAGCCCAGATTGAGATTCCGTTCCCGCAACAGGAAGTCCGCCTGCTGTCGCAGGTGTGA
- a CDS encoding TIM44-like domain-containing protein, with translation MNQTKLIASFIVIALIGTPAISFARARGGSGGGYSSGSRSGSASGSIGSRGSRTYDQSSAKPIQQSATPKPATTAPQQAPTAQPAPARQPSFLQRNPLLAGIAGGLAGSWIGHMLFGATDSSAKTTEAGEQAGATEQAAGSSSSTGILLILMLLGAGALLYFMKVRRPIPDFSGITRSSAVSGSLLAEPSATAIQTTVVVSDVTPADKTAFQQLLTDIQTAWSKQDLAGLRRFVTPEMLTYFGTALAEQTSLDVQNHVEDVALLQAEVRESWIEDATHYATVGLRWSARDYTVSLTKQRGETGYLVEGSDVTPSESSEVWTFMRFQDGKWLLSAIQQTA, from the coding sequence TTGAACCAAACGAAACTTATTGCCTCATTCATCGTGATTGCCCTGATCGGAACTCCTGCCATCTCCTTCGCAAGGGCAAGGGGTGGATCTGGCGGAGGCTATTCCAGCGGCTCACGAAGCGGAAGCGCCTCTGGCAGCATCGGCAGCCGTGGATCCCGCACCTATGACCAGAGCAGCGCGAAGCCGATTCAACAGTCGGCCACACCAAAGCCTGCCACGACCGCGCCACAGCAAGCGCCCACGGCCCAGCCGGCTCCTGCCAGGCAACCTTCGTTCCTGCAGCGCAATCCCCTCTTGGCCGGAATCGCAGGAGGTCTCGCCGGATCATGGATCGGGCATATGCTCTTCGGGGCGACGGACAGCAGCGCAAAGACCACCGAAGCCGGTGAACAGGCCGGCGCAACCGAGCAGGCAGCAGGATCCTCCAGCTCCACCGGGATACTCCTCATCCTCATGCTCCTGGGAGCAGGAGCGCTGTTGTATTTCATGAAAGTCCGGCGGCCCATCCCTGACTTTTCCGGGATCACGAGGAGCAGCGCCGTCAGCGGCAGTCTCCTGGCAGAGCCGTCCGCCACAGCCATCCAGACCACGGTGGTGGTCAGCGACGTCACCCCCGCGGACAAGACGGCCTTCCAGCAACTGCTGACCGATATTCAAACAGCCTGGAGCAAGCAGGACCTGGCAGGGTTGCGACGGTTCGTCACGCCAGAGATGCTCACCTATTTCGGCACAGCCCTGGCAGAACAGACCAGCCTGGACGTCCAGAACCATGTGGAAGATGTGGCCCTCCTCCAGGCAGAAGTCAGAGAATCCTGGATCGAAGACGCCACGCATTACGCGACGGTGGGACTCCGCTGGAGCGCCCGTGACTATACGGTGTCCCTGACAAAGCAACGAGGAGAAACAGGCTATCTCGTCGAAGGCAGCGACGTGACGCCGAGCGAGTCGAGCGAAGTCTGGACCTTCATGCGATTCCAAGACGGGAAGTGGCTGCTCTCGGCGATCCAACAAACCGCCTAG